A DNA window from candidate division KSB1 bacterium contains the following coding sequences:
- a CDS encoding NAD(P) transhydrogenase subunit alpha: MTEVQLIFSIYVFVLAIFVGFEVITKVPPLLHTPLMSGSNAISGITIVGALLSAGSGQTSIATILGLLAVIFAAINVVGGFMVTDRMLEMFKKEKDKK; encoded by the coding sequence ATGACCGAAGTGCAGCTGATTTTTTCTATTTATGTTTTCGTATTAGCAATTTTTGTTGGCTTCGAAGTCATCACGAAAGTGCCGCCACTTTTGCATACCCCGTTGATGTCCGGTTCCAATGCGATTTCCGGAATCACCATTGTCGGGGCTTTGTTGAGCGCTGGCTCGGGCCAGACATCCATTGCAACCATCCTCGGTTTATTGGCAGTCATCTTTGCCGCAATCAACGTTGTCGGTGGATTTATGGTAACGGATCGAATGTTAGAAATGTTCAAAAAGGAGAAAGATAAGAAGTAA